The following coding sequences lie in one Jonesia denitrificans DSM 20603 genomic window:
- a CDS encoding exodeoxyribonuclease III produces MRLASWNINSIRARTDRALAVLERHDIDVLALQETKCKDEQFPVAAFEEAGYEVAHVGVNQWNGVALISRVGLDDVHRAFPGQPGFGEDPVVEARAVGAICGGVRVWSLYVPNGREIDHPHYHYKLQWLHQLKNSAQQWTADDPAAQVALVGDWNVAPRDTDVWDREFFEGKTHVTDPERAAFAAFGDIGYTEVSRVHVPEDVYTYWDYQQLRFPKNQGMRIDFAWCSPALTKRVTGVEIDRNERKGKGASDHVPVILDISESL; encoded by the coding sequence ATGCGACTGGCCTCATGGAATATCAATTCAATCCGTGCCCGTACTGACCGCGCATTGGCGGTTCTTGAACGTCATGACATCGACGTCTTGGCGTTGCAGGAAACAAAATGCAAGGACGAGCAGTTCCCCGTGGCGGCGTTTGAGGAAGCTGGGTATGAGGTCGCCCACGTTGGGGTGAACCAGTGGAACGGGGTCGCGTTGATTTCGCGGGTCGGGCTTGACGATGTGCACCGCGCGTTCCCAGGCCAACCCGGGTTTGGTGAGGACCCGGTTGTTGAAGCACGTGCGGTGGGCGCAATCTGTGGCGGGGTGCGCGTGTGGTCGTTGTACGTGCCCAATGGGCGCGAGATTGACCACCCTCACTACCACTACAAGTTGCAGTGGCTTCACCAGTTGAAAAACTCTGCACAGCAGTGGACCGCCGATGACCCGGCAGCACAGGTCGCGCTTGTGGGTGACTGGAATGTGGCGCCACGTGACACCGACGTGTGGGACCGGGAGTTCTTTGAGGGGAAAACCCACGTGACTGACCCTGAGCGTGCCGCTTTTGCCGCCTTTGGCGACATTGGCTATACGGAGGTTTCTCGAGTCCATGTACCCGAGGATGTTTACACATACTGGGACTACCAGCAGCTTCGGTTTCCTAAGAACCAAGGGATGCGTATTGATTTTGCCTGGTGCTCCCCCGCCTTGACCAAGCGGGTGACTGGAGTAGAGATCGACCGCAATGAGCGCAAAGGTAAAGGCGCATCTGATCATGTTCCAGTTATTCTCGACATTTCGGAGTCACTGTGA
- a CDS encoding SDR family NAD(P)-dependent oxidoreductase, with amino-acid sequence MATALITGATAGIGLEFAWQLAASRHNLVLVARDAHRLDAVAQQLNSVAGVHVDVLPADLGTREGIDSVVQRLSDRDRPINLLVNNAGYAINTRFLDSEIDDQAEALTVMVEAVMRLSHAAAKVMRQRGRGLIINVSSVAALTASGTYSAHKAWVRSFTEGLAVELSGTGASAMALCPGFVHTEFHERAGIDYSGFPEVAWLSAEELVREALADARRGAVLSTPSLRYKGASGLLRILPRFVVRALQVRGAVASTAAGRRNPITTPSQT; translated from the coding sequence ATGGCAACAGCACTGATCACTGGAGCAACAGCAGGCATTGGGTTGGAATTTGCGTGGCAACTGGCTGCGAGTCGCCACAACCTTGTCCTGGTGGCACGCGATGCCCACCGGCTTGATGCGGTCGCCCAGCAACTGAACTCGGTTGCGGGTGTTCATGTTGACGTGCTCCCCGCTGACTTGGGGACACGCGAGGGGATCGACTCGGTTGTGCAGCGGCTCAGTGACCGGGACCGCCCCATTAACCTTCTGGTCAACAACGCTGGGTATGCCATCAACACTCGGTTCCTGGATTCTGAGATTGACGACCAAGCCGAGGCGTTGACGGTCATGGTGGAGGCGGTCATGCGGTTATCGCATGCCGCAGCCAAGGTCATGCGCCAACGGGGACGAGGGCTCATTATCAATGTGTCCTCGGTCGCCGCGCTCACCGCATCAGGCACCTACTCGGCGCATAAAGCGTGGGTGCGGTCCTTCACCGAAGGACTTGCTGTGGAATTGTCAGGAACGGGGGCATCCGCGATGGCGTTGTGCCCTGGGTTTGTGCACACTGAGTTCCACGAACGTGCAGGCATTGACTATTCGGGGTTCCCCGAGGTTGCGTGGCTGTCAGCGGAGGAACTTGTCCGTGAAGCTCTGGCCGATGCGCGCCGTGGTGCGGTCCTTTCAACCCCGTCACTGCGGTACAAGGGAGCATCTGGCTTGTTGCGTATTTTGCCGCGGTTTGTTGTGCGGGCATTGCAAGTGCGTGGCGCAGTGGCCAGCACGGCAGCTGGACGCCGCAATCCGATCACCACGCCAAGCCAGACCTAA
- a CDS encoding C40 family peptidase, whose protein sequence is MTRTQRVAPEHALKPGTTRKRRPTLTIAALTGSLILAGIVAPATAQATPTSTAATTVATAPVAAATPLNTAVKKAPSIKVSTSKKKWAKGSTPAKVGTKVVVAGKAATGKAQFYVGKKRVATKTLKNGKATYRLSKKLSAKKHTVTVRYLPTGSAKNISTTGSKATRVQVKASKTDKVLAIAKAQVGVKYRSGGTSPSRGFDCSGFTQYVYKKAGVKKLPRTSSAQKRAGKRVSRSAARPGDLVWSPGHVAIYAGNGKIIDAPRPGKKIAVRKMWQSNPVFIRL, encoded by the coding sequence ATGACACGTACACAACGCGTGGCGCCTGAGCACGCCCTAAAACCGGGCACAACACGCAAGCGCCGCCCCACCCTGACCATCGCTGCACTCACTGGTTCGCTGATCCTCGCCGGGATCGTCGCACCAGCAACAGCGCAAGCCACCCCGACAAGCACCGCAGCCACCACAGTAGCCACCGCGCCAGTGGCAGCAGCAACACCCCTGAACACTGCGGTCAAGAAGGCACCCAGCATCAAGGTGTCGACGTCCAAGAAAAAATGGGCTAAAGGCTCCACCCCCGCCAAAGTTGGCACCAAAGTTGTTGTGGCAGGCAAAGCAGCAACCGGAAAAGCACAGTTCTACGTGGGCAAGAAACGCGTTGCCACAAAAACCCTGAAAAACGGGAAGGCAACCTACCGGCTCTCAAAGAAGCTCTCCGCCAAGAAGCACACCGTGACCGTGCGCTACCTGCCAACAGGCTCCGCAAAGAACATCAGCACCACCGGGTCAAAGGCCACCCGCGTGCAGGTCAAAGCATCAAAGACTGACAAGGTCCTTGCCATTGCGAAAGCTCAAGTCGGCGTGAAATACCGCAGTGGCGGCACCAGCCCTAGTCGTGGCTTCGATTGCTCAGGGTTCACCCAGTACGTGTACAAGAAAGCTGGCGTGAAAAAACTTCCCCGCACCTCAAGCGCCCAAAAGCGCGCGGGCAAGCGAGTATCGCGCAGCGCCGCACGACCAGGCGACCTCGTCTGGAGCCCAGGCCACGTCGCGATCTACGCAGGCAACGGCAAAATTATCGATGCGCCACGCCCAGGCAAGAAAATCGCCGTCCGAAAAATGTGGCAGTCCAACCCCGTTTTCATCCGGTTGTAA
- the pyrE gene encoding orotate phosphoribosyltransferase, with translation MTETLSPTPREQLAALIRELAVVHGTVTLSSGATADYYVDLRRVTLHHRAAPLIGHVLLDTLEEAGFGPADVDAAGGLTLGADPIATALLHAAASRGLDLDAFVVRKAAKAHGMQRQIEGPDISGRRVVVVEDTTTTGGSPIAAIEACRAAGADVVAVATIVDRATGAKEKIEALGVPYLSLFGLTDLGLA, from the coding sequence GTGACTGAGACACTTTCCCCAACACCTCGTGAACAGCTTGCTGCCCTGATTCGTGAACTGGCCGTCGTCCATGGAACGGTCACGTTGTCCTCTGGTGCGACAGCTGACTATTACGTGGATTTGCGTCGGGTGACGTTGCACCACCGCGCCGCCCCCCTCATTGGCCACGTCCTGTTGGACACCCTTGAAGAAGCTGGCTTTGGTCCGGCAGACGTCGACGCTGCGGGTGGGCTGACATTAGGCGCTGACCCCATTGCCACCGCGTTGCTTCACGCTGCTGCGTCACGCGGATTGGATTTGGACGCGTTTGTTGTCCGCAAGGCTGCGAAAGCCCACGGGATGCAGCGTCAGATTGAAGGCCCAGATATTTCAGGTCGCCGAGTTGTTGTTGTGGAAGACACCACAACGACCGGTGGGTCACCCATCGCTGCCATTGAGGCGTGCCGGGCCGCTGGGGCAGACGTTGTTGCTGTCGCAACCATTGTGGACCGCGCAACGGGTGCCAAGGAGAAAATTGAGGCGCTCGGTGTGCCATACCTCTCGCTGTTTGGTCTCACTGACCTCGGACTTGCGTAA
- a CDS encoding LppM family (lipo)protein, with the protein MRTSPHTTAIARIVVAAVTLVALTGCVRVHTDLTLNNDNTASGEIIFAVSDEFAESLGMTPEEVADALLTTGDGAADQGIGAGATSEEPYQEDSYTGTRYVFEATPINDTANDEALSIIREDDVFVVSGVFEDQLSDPELAGLEDPMLSSMDVRFSITFPGDVIETNGDIDGKTVTWTYTPGEDLVMEARGEATGSGLDILSTPEGGLPGWLIGLLIALSLVLVAIVVVIIVVISRSRRNQAHNDGQVPPPGASPLPQEAGTIYPQEPPAPPTSGSEPPAPPAPTPPAATVDPAHNPTPTPRPDASPTDHDKP; encoded by the coding sequence ATGCGAACCTCACCCCACACAACAGCGATCGCACGCATTGTCGTTGCCGCAGTGACGTTGGTCGCTCTTACTGGTTGCGTCCGAGTCCACACCGACCTCACGCTCAATAACGACAACACCGCGTCTGGAGAAATCATCTTCGCGGTCTCGGACGAGTTTGCAGAAAGCCTGGGCATGACGCCCGAGGAAGTCGCAGACGCCCTCCTCACTACCGGTGACGGCGCAGCAGACCAAGGCATTGGCGCCGGTGCCACGTCCGAGGAGCCCTACCAAGAAGACTCCTACACCGGGACGCGCTACGTGTTCGAAGCGACCCCCATCAACGACACCGCCAACGATGAGGCACTCTCCATCATCCGAGAAGACGATGTTTTTGTGGTGAGCGGAGTCTTCGAAGACCAGCTCTCTGACCCAGAACTTGCCGGACTGGAAGATCCCATGTTGAGTTCCATGGATGTTCGGTTCTCCATCACCTTCCCTGGTGATGTCATTGAAACCAACGGTGACATCGACGGGAAGACTGTCACCTGGACCTACACCCCGGGTGAAGACCTCGTCATGGAAGCACGCGGGGAAGCCACCGGATCTGGACTAGACATCCTCAGCACACCAGAAGGCGGTCTGCCAGGCTGGCTTATTGGACTGCTCATCGCACTGTCCCTCGTCCTCGTTGCCATTGTCGTGGTCATCATCGTCGTGATCAGCCGTTCTCGGCGCAACCAGGCCCACAATGATGGCCAAGTTCCCCCGCCTGGCGCGAGCCCCCTGCCACAAGAGGCAGGGACTATCTACCCTCAGGAACCACCAGCACCACCCACCAGCGGGTCCGAACCACCAGCACCACCGGCACCAACCCCGCCTGCAGCCACGGTTGACCCAGCGCACAACCCCACCCCCACACCACGCCCTGACGCCTCACCAACGGATCACGACAAACCATGA
- the mnhG gene encoding monovalent cation/H(+) antiporter subunit G: protein MNWGIIADTVAALCLLAGAFLTLAAGVGVLRFPDLLARMHAATKPQVLGLILMLTAEALRVRNWGVVGLLILIVIFQLLTAPVSAHMVGRTGYRLGQLNKDELERDELAEDAQRASAVVHNTTTRQDAAEEDSAS, encoded by the coding sequence ATGAACTGGGGGATAATCGCTGACACGGTTGCAGCACTGTGTTTGCTCGCTGGTGCTTTTCTCACGTTGGCCGCAGGAGTCGGTGTGCTGCGTTTCCCTGACCTTCTCGCCCGGATGCACGCGGCCACTAAACCCCAGGTGCTTGGGCTTATTCTTATGCTCACTGCGGAAGCACTGCGGGTGCGCAACTGGGGCGTGGTGGGGCTCCTTATCCTGATCGTGATTTTCCAACTACTGACCGCCCCGGTGTCTGCGCACATGGTGGGGCGAACTGGTTACCGGCTTGGGCAGCTCAACAAAGACGAGTTAGAACGCGACGAACTAGCAGAAGATGCGCAGCGCGCATCGGCAGTTGTGCACAACACCACCACACGACAAGACGCCGCAGAAGAGGATTCTGCCAGCTAG
- a CDS encoding monovalent cation/H+ antiporter complex subunit F encodes MTVVLNVVFAVCALMLGVAGIMALIRAERGPTMLNRTLALDVFATVLIGGIALEAAFSRRTDTLPILVALSLVGFVGSVTISRFAAREPVEERRVLTTQEIAREEELRRRREEMESEQ; translated from the coding sequence ATGACTGTGGTACTCAACGTTGTTTTCGCGGTCTGTGCTCTGATGCTTGGGGTAGCGGGCATCATGGCTCTTATTCGGGCGGAACGCGGACCAACTATGCTCAACCGAACGTTGGCTCTCGATGTGTTCGCCACTGTCCTGATCGGGGGAATCGCGTTGGAGGCGGCTTTTAGCCGCCGGACTGACACCCTGCCGATTCTTGTGGCGCTCTCACTTGTGGGTTTTGTGGGGTCGGTGACGATCTCACGGTTCGCAGCACGGGAACCAGTTGAAGAACGTCGTGTTCTCACCACCCAGGAGATTGCTCGTGAAGAGGAGCTTCGGCGCCGTCGCGAAGAAATGGAGAGTGAGCAATGA
- a CDS encoding Na+/H+ antiporter subunit E, translating into MRALVRRIQWGGVAWLAVVWVLLWGDLSFANVAGGALLGAFIMRVFPLPPLEFHGRVRSWYFFLMVALFLRDVFRASFQVAFLALRWWHRPRSAVVRVQLRSRSDLYLSMTAEMSTLVPGSLVIEAHRLTSTLYLHVLDIDHSGGVDKVRETVWELESRVLRALGSDEELADAGVALGRKGPVVAPTAREGRVVTQRGKDDA; encoded by the coding sequence ATGAGAGCCCTTGTCCGCCGTATCCAGTGGGGTGGCGTCGCGTGGTTGGCCGTGGTGTGGGTGTTGTTGTGGGGTGACCTGTCGTTCGCGAACGTTGCAGGCGGCGCTCTTCTCGGCGCATTCATCATGAGGGTCTTCCCCTTACCGCCGCTAGAGTTTCATGGTCGGGTGCGTTCCTGGTATTTCTTCCTTATGGTGGCGCTCTTCCTCAGGGATGTTTTTAGGGCATCTTTTCAGGTGGCTTTCCTGGCGCTGCGGTGGTGGCATCGTCCGCGAAGTGCGGTGGTGCGCGTTCAGTTGCGGTCTCGGTCAGATCTGTATCTGTCAATGACCGCTGAGATGAGCACACTTGTCCCTGGTTCGTTGGTGATTGAAGCGCACCGGTTGACGTCAACGTTGTATTTGCATGTGCTTGATATTGATCATTCAGGGGGGGTCGACAAGGTCCGTGAGACGGTGTGGGAACTTGAGTCCCGGGTGTTACGTGCGCTTGGTTCAGATGAGGAGCTTGCTGATGCGGGTGTTGCGCTGGGGCGGAAAGGGCCGGTCGTTGCTCCAACTGCACGCGAAGGGCGTGTCGTGACACAACGGGGGAAGGACGACGCATGA
- the clpB gene encoding ATP-dependent chaperone ClpB, whose translation MEPKNTSMTQQALSDAIQSATAASHPQVDALHLLSALLDQTDGFASELLRLTGVNTQTLGADVRRALVALPTVSGTSVTQPTASHDLGLALQRARAEADKAGDTYVSTEHLLLGIAHTQCTAGDLLTKAGATYEALTQQLPSLQQGKDRNSANPEGTYKALEKYGIDLTAAARESSLDPVIGRDTEIRRVIQVLSRRTKNNPVLIGEPGVGKTAVVEGLAQRIVKNDVPESLRNKRLISLDLTAMVAGAKYRGDFEERLKSVLDEIKSSDGEIVTFIDELHTVVGAGGGSEGAMDAGNMLKPMLARGELRLIGATTLDEYRENIEKDPALERRFQQVYVDEPSVEDTIAILRGLKPRYEAHHGVEISDGAVIAAATLSHRYITGRRMPDKAIDLIDEAASRLRMEMDSSPVEIDTLERSIERLTMEEIALRDSDAASAPTRLDEVRAQLADAQEQLLVLNARWERERGGLNKAGELRKQLDDLHAQAERAQLDGDLETASRILYGEIPAVQRALDDAVTAENITAETDTRERLVGERVDAHEIAEVVEAWTGIPVGRLLQEESDKLLHMEERIGGRLIGQEEAVASVSDAVRRSRAGVSDPNRPTGSFLFLGPTGVGKTELAKALAEFLFDDERAMVRIDMSEYGEKHSVARLVGAPPGYVGYDEGGQLTEAIRRRPYSVVLLDEVEKAHPEVFDILLQVLDDGRLTDGQGRTVDFRSTILVLTSNIGSQFLIDPITDAQAKRESVMAAVRAHFKPEFLNRLDDVVMFDALTLPQLTKIVDMQVAEIERRVADRRMSVTVSDDARRWLAETGFDPVYGARPLRRLVQREIGDRLARLILAGEAVEGSVIAVSAGPDGLIVDVRPV comes from the coding sequence ATGGAACCAAAGAACACCTCAATGACCCAACAGGCGCTCAGTGACGCCATTCAGTCCGCCACAGCCGCCTCCCACCCCCAAGTCGACGCCCTCCACCTGCTGTCAGCACTGCTTGACCAAACAGATGGATTCGCCAGCGAACTACTCCGACTCACCGGAGTGAACACCCAGACGCTGGGGGCAGATGTCCGGCGCGCACTGGTCGCACTCCCCACTGTCAGTGGCACCTCGGTCACCCAACCTACTGCGTCCCACGACCTCGGGCTCGCTCTTCAACGTGCCCGCGCAGAAGCAGATAAAGCAGGAGATACCTATGTCTCCACTGAGCACCTCCTCCTCGGAATTGCCCACACACAGTGCACAGCCGGCGACCTCCTCACCAAAGCTGGAGCCACCTACGAGGCGCTGACCCAACAACTCCCCTCACTCCAACAGGGCAAAGATCGCAACTCAGCGAACCCAGAAGGAACCTACAAAGCGTTAGAAAAATACGGAATCGATCTCACCGCAGCAGCACGAGAGTCCTCCTTGGACCCGGTGATCGGCCGAGACACCGAAATCCGCCGCGTCATCCAAGTGCTGTCCCGGCGCACCAAAAACAACCCAGTCCTTATCGGAGAACCTGGCGTCGGGAAAACGGCAGTCGTTGAAGGGCTAGCCCAGCGCATCGTCAAAAACGACGTCCCCGAATCACTGCGCAACAAACGACTCATCTCCCTTGACCTCACAGCCATGGTTGCCGGCGCAAAATACCGGGGTGACTTCGAAGAACGCCTCAAATCCGTCCTCGACGAAATCAAATCCTCAGACGGAGAGATCGTTACGTTCATCGACGAACTGCACACAGTCGTGGGAGCAGGCGGCGGGTCAGAAGGAGCAATGGACGCCGGTAACATGCTCAAACCCATGCTTGCACGAGGAGAGCTGCGCCTCATCGGGGCAACAACCCTCGACGAGTACCGCGAAAACATTGAAAAAGACCCAGCGCTCGAACGCCGATTCCAGCAGGTGTACGTTGATGAACCATCCGTGGAAGACACCATCGCAATTCTGCGCGGTCTCAAACCCCGCTACGAAGCGCACCATGGTGTCGAAATCTCAGATGGCGCAGTTATTGCGGCAGCAACACTGTCCCACCGGTACATCACCGGTCGACGCATGCCCGACAAAGCGATCGACCTCATTGACGAGGCGGCCTCCCGCCTGCGCATGGAAATGGACTCCTCCCCAGTCGAAATTGACACCCTGGAACGATCTATTGAACGCCTCACCATGGAAGAGATCGCGCTGCGCGACTCCGACGCCGCCTCAGCCCCGACCCGGCTTGACGAGGTGCGCGCCCAACTCGCTGACGCCCAAGAACAACTCCTGGTACTGAACGCCCGATGGGAACGCGAACGCGGTGGTCTCAACAAAGCGGGAGAACTACGCAAACAACTCGATGACCTCCACGCCCAAGCCGAACGCGCTCAACTGGACGGTGACCTAGAAACAGCGTCAAGGATCCTTTACGGCGAGATCCCTGCCGTTCAACGAGCACTGGACGACGCCGTGACCGCTGAGAACATCACCGCCGAGACAGACACGCGAGAACGCCTTGTCGGTGAACGCGTTGACGCCCACGAAATCGCTGAAGTTGTCGAAGCGTGGACCGGTATCCCGGTCGGGCGTCTCCTCCAAGAGGAATCCGACAAACTCCTCCACATGGAAGAACGTATCGGTGGGCGTCTGATTGGTCAGGAAGAAGCAGTCGCGTCGGTATCCGATGCGGTGCGTCGCTCCCGGGCAGGGGTTTCTGACCCGAACCGACCCACCGGGTCCTTCCTGTTCCTTGGCCCCACCGGGGTCGGGAAAACCGAACTTGCTAAGGCGCTCGCGGAGTTCCTCTTCGACGATGAGCGTGCCATGGTCCGCATTGACATGTCGGAATACGGTGAGAAGCATTCGGTGGCTCGGTTGGTGGGGGCTCCTCCTGGGTATGTGGGTTACGACGAGGGTGGACAGCTCACTGAGGCGATCCGCCGTCGTCCGTATTCGGTGGTTCTGCTTGATGAGGTCGAGAAAGCTCACCCCGAGGTTTTTGACATCCTCTTGCAGGTCCTTGATGACGGCCGACTCACCGATGGTCAGGGACGAACCGTGGATTTCCGCTCCACAATTCTCGTGTTGACCTCCAACATCGGGTCACAGTTCCTCATTGATCCGATCACTGATGCACAGGCGAAGCGGGAGTCGGTGATGGCGGCGGTGCGCGCTCACTTTAAGCCGGAATTTTTGAACCGGCTTGATGATGTGGTCATGTTTGATGCGTTGACGTTGCCTCAGCTGACGAAGATTGTCGATATGCAGGTCGCTGAGATTGAGCGGCGTGTGGCGGATCGGCGGATGAGTGTGACGGTGTCAGATGATGCGCGCCGTTGGTTGGCGGAAACCGGTTTTGATCCAGTGTATGGGGCGCGTCCGTTGCGCCGGTTGGTGCAACGGGAGATAGGCGACCGTCTTGCTCGTCTGATTTTGGCGGGGGAGGCGGTGGAGGGCAGCGTCATTGCTGTGTCTGCTGGCCCCGACGGGTTGATTGTTGATGTGCGGCCCGTGTAG
- a CDS encoding TetR/AcrR family transcriptional regulator translates to MARYARGKSTREEIIKEAMIVFAKNGYYEASLRDISARVGISHPGLLHHFPSKSDLLLAVLDARDAEDVRITLPLLEQGYDLVDAIVELAERNMERPGMVSLFAKLSAEATDPAHPAHEYFSERYRRTLEGYTLYFEELRRQEKLSPTLDPAEVAKALVALMDGLQVVWLYGWRSGLPDRHVDMPRIVREFLSFTGRGNTPETVTTG, encoded by the coding sequence ATGGCCAGATACGCGCGCGGGAAATCAACCCGTGAGGAGATCATCAAAGAAGCGATGATCGTGTTTGCCAAGAACGGGTATTACGAAGCGTCACTACGTGATATTTCCGCCCGTGTTGGCATCTCCCACCCCGGGTTGCTCCACCACTTCCCATCCAAGAGCGACCTGTTGTTGGCCGTGTTGGATGCGCGTGACGCCGAGGATGTGCGCATCACGTTGCCGTTGCTGGAGCAGGGCTATGACTTGGTCGACGCGATCGTGGAGTTGGCGGAGCGCAACATGGAGCGCCCGGGGATGGTGTCGTTGTTTGCGAAGTTGAGTGCGGAAGCAACGGACCCGGCGCACCCTGCCCATGAATATTTTTCGGAGCGCTACCGGCGCACCCTTGAGGGATACACCCTCTATTTTGAGGAGTTACGCCGCCAAGAGAAGTTGTCACCCACGCTTGATCCAGCGGAAGTGGCCAAAGCGCTGGTGGCGTTAATGGATGGGCTGCAAGTGGTGTGGTTATACGGGTGGCGGTCAGGTCTCCCTGACCGCCACGTCGATATGCCACGCATCGTGCGCGAGTTTCTCTCCTTCACTGGGCGTGGGAACACCCCGGAGACAGTTACAACCGGATGA
- a CDS encoding alpha/beta hydrolase — protein sequence MSTTPSASPRAPEFHDDNSGVWRRDVLGDSWVARTLHVGCDEEGAVNATLVRRTAGPRHRRAVLAIHGFVDYFFQEHQAEFFESLGFDFYAIDLRKYGRSLRPEQTPNYVTELADYRRELEAAQHIIREEEGHDLFVVLGHSTGGLIASLWANVNDSIDGVILNSPWFDLNKPQIVTWFVDLVMPLVARCHPRRPVGALAPHYGRALHRDSGGQWDYDLTWKPHDGFPVRAAWLMAIRRGHHAIRRGLHLPMPVLVLSSTRSGSATRFHEELLTTDSVLRVEHILDGAERLGRDVTVAQVDEGAHDLSLSQSEKARQAYYDHIAAWLTDRGFLAD from the coding sequence ATGAGTACCACGCCCTCCGCCTCACCCCGCGCCCCTGAATTTCACGATGACAACAGCGGCGTATGGCGCCGTGACGTCTTAGGTGATTCCTGGGTAGCCAGGACACTACACGTGGGTTGCGACGAGGAAGGCGCAGTCAATGCAACGCTCGTGCGGCGCACGGCTGGCCCACGCCACCGACGCGCTGTCCTGGCAATTCATGGCTTTGTGGACTACTTCTTTCAGGAGCACCAGGCCGAGTTCTTTGAGTCCCTAGGATTCGATTTTTACGCTATCGATCTGCGTAAATATGGTCGTTCCCTACGGCCTGAACAAACACCAAATTATGTGACAGAGCTCGCCGACTACCGTCGAGAGCTTGAGGCAGCTCAACACATCATCCGCGAGGAAGAAGGACATGACCTGTTTGTTGTCCTTGGCCACTCAACGGGTGGGCTGATCGCCTCGCTGTGGGCAAACGTGAACGACTCCATTGACGGTGTCATCCTCAACTCCCCGTGGTTTGACCTCAATAAACCTCAAATCGTCACATGGTTTGTTGACCTTGTCATGCCACTGGTTGCCCGCTGTCACCCGCGCCGCCCCGTGGGGGCGTTGGCCCCTCACTACGGCCGGGCACTTCACCGCGATTCTGGTGGACAGTGGGATTATGACTTGACGTGGAAACCTCATGACGGCTTTCCTGTTCGAGCAGCGTGGCTCATGGCGATCCGGCGTGGGCACCATGCCATTCGCCGAGGGTTGCACCTGCCTATGCCAGTGTTGGTGTTGTCCTCAACCCGGTCTGGTTCTGCCACTCGCTTTCACGAGGAACTCCTCACGACAGATTCCGTCCTGCGGGTTGAGCACATCCTTGACGGCGCTGAACGGCTAGGACGCGACGTCACCGTTGCCCAAGTTGACGAAGGCGCCCACGACCTGTCCTTGTCGCAGTCAGAGAAAGCCCGGCAGGCGTATTATGACCACATCGCGGCGTGGCTCACGGACCGCGGGTTCCTCGCTGACTAA